One Salvia splendens isolate huo1 chromosome 1, SspV2, whole genome shotgun sequence genomic window, aatcttattttacgaCTAGGTACAATGCTTATTGGCTTCCATTGTTGGCGAAGCATTCTGAATCACCACTTCTTGAAGGCCCATTGGTTGTCCCTTTGGATTGTGAATGGATATGGCACTCTCATAGGCTCAATCCAGTATGTTGCTTTATGGAGTacatttttatttgttcaaCTATATATTGAAGATGattaatggagtatattttttaattctgaCTTAATCTTCCAGATTAGATACAAGAAAGACTGCCTGGAGTTGTATGGCAGACTTCTTGACAACAAGAATGTTATTTCTTCTGTGGAAGGAACATCGAAAAACCAAACCGAGGACGCGTGGAAAACGTTATTTCCAAGCGAGCCGTTTGAACTAGATTTGGAAGTTAAGCAAGAAAACACCATTGGTGATGGAGCAGTGGCAGAGAAATTCACAAAGTATGATTTGGTCTCAGCTGTTCAAAGGCAAACTCCTTTCTCTCATCAGGCAAGTGCTAGTATAACTTCAACGGAGTAGTTACCATTTGGAGTGATTACAAATATAAAGGTATTTCTTCTATTACAGGTCTCCCAACCACAAATGAATGAGACTCGCTATATTAGAGGAGCTGTGGCTAGATACAAAGGATTTCTACACCTGATCAAGAGGAACAAGGAGCAAGGCATACAGAGCTTCGTTGTTCCCACTTACGACATTGACCTCATTTGGCACAGTCATCAGTTGCATCCAGCTTCTTATAGCGAAGATCTTCTTAAATTTATGGGAAGAATTTTAGAGCATGACGACACTGATTCTGACAGATCAAAAGGTCAGAAACTGGATGTTGGATTCACTGGGACGAACAGGACATTCGAGGACCTGTTTGGCCGTAGGTACTGGAGAGCTGGAGCAATGTACAAAGGTGTTGCACCTTCACCTGTTAGACTTTCTCCTTACTCAGGCACTGATATGAAGAAGGAGCCAAGCTGTACTCAAAACCCAAAATTACAACTTCCTTCTAGGGAAGTGTTTGAGGtaattaataagtactactTCAATGTTATTATGTATACAAATGCCCCCTTCATTGACTAGTAGTAAGGATATGTTTGTTTGATGAATCTTCCAGGTGATGTTGGAGTTCGTAGGCATAAGGAACCTACCAGAGGGACATACTGGAAATCTCTTTGTGTCATTGAGTAAATCAGGGACAGATAAGATCTTCAACAGACGTAGAATCGTTAAAATTGGAGCGGAATCTGGTGAGAAACAAGTGGCGAACTTCCAGTGTCAGCCTACGGGGAACCTACAATGTGAACTCATGTCCTCCTCACCTTCTGTTCCAATGGGCACAATGTCCATATCTCTGGAAGACTTTCTGTCATCCGACTCCGATCTTACAGTGGAGAAATGGTTTGATTTGGTTTCTTCAAATACCCCGGAAACCAAGCCGATTGGCTTGCGAGTGGCCATATCCGTTACCACGCCTACCCCAGCACCATATACACTTAATATGCTTCACTCTCAGCAGCCAATTCCAGGCAAGCCCCAGTTTTCCAGAGAATTGACAGCCATAGTTGATGAGGATGGGAAGATGCTGCTAAATCTACATATGAGGTACtatcaaatatttttttgtttttcttacaAATGAGTTGCAAAGTTGCATTTAATTTAGGGATATACTTTTTGATCTGCTAATCCAGAGATCTGCACAAGTCAAGAGGCAAGAAAGAATGTAGAAGAAGAGTTGTAATTGGAAACATGACTTCgggaaaatcatgcactctcgCTGAGTTTACCGGCTCCAAATGGTCTATGGTGAATTCTCCATGGTCTGTTAAGCTTCCAAACGCAAACAATGACGACGGACATATCTTCGAGTTGACTGGCCCTCATACTGTAAGTatcttaattatattttcttatgCACAAAAGCTCCCAAAGTTTAGACAACACATAATTAACTAGAATGAATATTATCTTGATGTTCATGGTGTTTGTCTTTGTATAGGTAAGGTTTTTCAGAGGTGGAAGGTTGGATTACGATTCAAACAGTCAACACGAACCTCACCTATTTACAGCGATAAAGTTCTCACCTAAAGAGCCTTATGGAACTGCAGTGGCATTACTTAACATGAAGTCTGGCACTATCAAGGTACAATAACTACATAAAAAAAGAATGCTAGATCCCTTTACCTAGTAAATTTTATTATGACTCATCGTTCTGTTGTTATTTTTGGGATTTCAGATC contains:
- the LOC121745501 gene encoding glycine-rich domain-containing protein 1-like; its protein translation is MEKQQNLEWEAAQSIAISVDLIFAAKKQLKFLAAVDRNRWLYDGPALDRAIYRYNAYWLPLLAKHSESPLLEGPLVVPLDCEWIWHSHRLNPIRYKKDCLELYGRLLDNKNVISSVEGTSKNQTEDAWKTLFPSEPFELDLEVKQENTIGDGAVAEKFTKYDLVSAVQRQTPFSHQVSQPQMNETRYIRGAVARYKGFLHLIKRNKEQGIQSFVVPTYDIDLIWHSHQLHPASYSEDLLKFMGRILEHDDTDSDRSKGQKLDVGFTGTNRTFEDLFGRRYWRAGAMYKGVAPSPVRLSPYSGTDMKKEPSCTQNPKLQLPSREVFEVMLEFVGIRNLPEGHTGNLFVSLSKSGTDKIFNRRRIVKIGAESGEKQVANFQCQPTGNLQCELMSSSPSVPMGTMSISLEDFLSSDSDLTVEKWFDLVSSNTPETKPIGLRVAISVTTPTPAPYTLNMLHSQQPIPGKPQFSRELTAIVDEDGKMLLNLHMRDLHKSRGKKECRRRVVIGNMTSGKSCTLAEFTGSKWSMVNSPWSVKLPNANNDDGHIFELTGPHTVRFFRGGRLDYDSNSQHEPHLFTAIKFSPKEPYGTAVALLNMKSGTIKIKEEWFILPSIIVTCILGKILRKTNQQKVVNVNVKIGVTGVSGGCGFMMANCGVNGISSGCGSCGSMMANCGVIAGCGNMMANCGFTGTGGACGLSGCKSDRVLANCGVSSTSGGCGVPGKMMANCGVSGASGSCGVSSRGSENMMANCGVSGSVGAKSECVMANCGVSGSVGAKSECVMANCGVSSGVGTKSEKVMANCGISSGAKFESAMANCGVSGGAKSEVAMANWGVSGGAKSESAMANCGVSGNMMANCGVSGGAKSESAMANCGVSGGAKSESAMANCGVSSGELGSMMANCGASGVSNGAKSKSVMDNCGVSAGYGVSNGEFGSMMANCGVNSGTGLSENGIMMGNCGVSGGTKSENMMANCGVSAISMMANCGVKGGAKTMMANCGVSSGMSESMTANCGVSNGSIMANCGVSAEESTKCGGCGLSVEVAGPVVEAN